The DNA region ACCCCCTAGGGGTATCGACGAGCGAAGGGCACGAGCCATGGGAATGACGAACGAGTACCAGGTGACCGGCATGAGCTGCGGGCACTGCGAGTCGGCGGTGCGCGGCGAGGTCGGCAAGCTCGAGGGCGTGGAGCAGATCGAGGTGAGCGCGGCCGACGGCCGCCTCGTCATCGTCTCGACCGGCGCGCTCGACGATACCGCCGTACTGGCCGCCGTCGACGAGGCGGGCTACGAGGCCACCCGCATCTGATGGATGCCGCTCTGGCCGCCGAGGACGGCGGCACACCCGCGCTCCCCCGCTCGCGCGTCGAGCTCGAGATCGGCGGGATGACCTGCGCGTCATGCGCGAACCGCATCGAGAAGAAGCTGAACCGGCTCGAGGGCGTCACCGCCAGCGTCAACTACGCCACGGAGAAGGCGGTCGTCTCGACCGCCGCCGGCGTGGATCCCGCCGTGCTGATCGCCGAAGTCGAGAAGACCGGGTACACCGCGGCGCTCCCCCGCCCGCAGGCACCCGCGCAAGC from Microbacterium sp. zg-B185 includes:
- a CDS encoding heavy metal-associated domain-containing protein, whose translation is MGMTNEYQVTGMSCGHCESAVRGEVGKLEGVEQIEVSAADGRLVIVSTGALDDTAVLAAVDEAGYEATRI